One region of Lathamus discolor isolate bLatDis1 chromosome 2, bLatDis1.hap1, whole genome shotgun sequence genomic DNA includes:
- the SNRNP48 gene encoding U11/U12 small nuclear ribonucleoprotein 48 kDa protein encodes MELARPSAMAASGAVWFGDVVERVPCPYDVHHRVPPASLERHAASCRLRKMGYSAEEEAEMYDSSVFYENLKVPTVTMDKDLQFQIVKQARAQSAREGTGYSEGSYSVLPVEVPQNHKRFTCDLTQADRLALYDYVVEETKKQRSRSQITENDSDLFVDLAAKITQDDSQKGPKSHLEILAEMRDYKRRRQSYRAKNVHITKKSYTEVIRDVIGVHMEELSNHWQEENRLDNAEMCEGGKSKSSGRKEDRRSASVDSRQSGGSSKDTECTRHRRESSRSPSKRRRSRERGKDRDSRRKRERDEEKYHNYKRRK; translated from the exons ATGGAGCTTGCGCGCCCCTCCGCGATGGCGGCGTCTGGTGCGGTGTGGTTCGGCGATGTG GTGGAACGGGTGCCATGCCCCTACGATGTCCATCATCGCGTCCCGCCGGCGTCGCTGGAGAGGCACGCCGCGTCCTGCCGGCTCCGCAAGATGGGCTACTCTGCCGAGGAGGAG GCCGAGATGTACGACTCCAGCGTTTTCTACGAAAACCTGAAGGTTCCCACCGTCACCATGG ATAAAGATCTACAGTTTCAGATTGTTAAACAAGCTAGAGCTCAAAGTGCCAGAGAAGGCACAGGCTACAGCGAAG GATCTTACTCGGTACTGCCTGTAGAAGTTCCCCAAAATCACAAGCGTTTCACCTGTGACCTGACTCAAGCTGATCGCCTTGCTCTTTATGATTATGTTGTtgaggaaacaaagaaacagaggTCTAGGTCCCAAATaacagaaaatgacagtgaCCTCTTTGTGGATTTAGCAGCAAAAATCACCCAAG ATGACAGTCAGAAAGGTCCCAAGTCCCATCTTGAAATTCTGGCTGAAATGCGAGATTACAAAAGGCGGCGGCAGTCATACAGGGCTAAGAACGTTCATATAACAAAGAAGTCTTACACTGAG GTGATTCGGGATGTGATTGGTGTGCATATGGAAGAACTCAGCAATCACTGGCAGGAGGAGAATAGGTTGGATAATGCAGAGATGTGTGAAGGAGGAAAGTCAAAGTCTTCAGGAAG GAAGGAAGACAGGCGGTCAGCTTCGGTGGACTCCCGGCAGTCTGGAGGAAGCTCCAAAGATACTGAATGCACCAGGCATAGgagagagagcagcaggagtCCAAGTAAACGAAGGAGGAGTCGTGAAAGAGGCAAAGACAGAGATTctaggagaaaaagagagag gGATGAAGAAAAGTATCACAActataaaagaagaaagtag